Proteins encoded in a region of the Zunongwangia endophytica genome:
- the sufC gene encoding Fe-S cluster assembly ATPase SufC, whose translation MLKIKNLHASIEEKEILKGINLEINPGEVHAIMGPNGSGKSTLSSVIAGKEEYEMTEGEIIFEGSDLSELDPEERAHKGVFLSFQYPVEIPGVSVTNFMKTAINAHRKANGLEDMPANEMLKLIREKSELLEIDRKFLSRSLNEGFSGGEKKRNEIFQMAMLEPKLSILDETDSGLDIDALKIVSNGVNKLRNENNAVLVITHYQRLLNYIVPDVVHVLIDGKIVKTGGKELAHELEERGYDWIKQESAV comes from the coding sequence ATGCTTAAGATAAAGAATTTACACGCAAGTATAGAAGAAAAGGAGATTCTTAAAGGAATTAATCTTGAGATTAATCCGGGAGAAGTACATGCTATTATGGGACCTAACGGATCTGGTAAAAGTACTTTATCCTCTGTTATTGCAGGTAAAGAAGAATACGAAATGACCGAGGGTGAAATCATCTTTGAAGGAAGTGATTTATCTGAATTAGATCCTGAAGAAAGAGCTCATAAAGGTGTTTTCCTTTCATTTCAATACCCAGTAGAAATTCCTGGTGTTTCTGTAACCAACTTCATGAAAACTGCAATTAATGCACATCGTAAAGCCAATGGTTTAGAAGACATGCCAGCTAACGAAATGCTTAAGCTTATCAGAGAAAAATCTGAGTTATTAGAAATCGATCGTAAATTCTTATCTAGATCTTTGAACGAAGGATTTTCTGGTGGGGAAAAGAAACGTAACGAGATTTTCCAAATGGCAATGTTAGAGCCAAAATTATCGATTTTGGATGAAACTGATTCTGGTTTGGATATCGATGCGCTTAAAATTGTTTCTAATGGTGTGAATAAACTTAGAAACGAAAACAATGCGGTTCTTGTAATCACGCACTACCAAAGATTATTAAATTATATAGTACCAGATGTAGTTCATGTTTTGATTGATGGTAAAATTGTGAAAACAGGAGGAAAAGAACTAGCTCACGAATTAGAAGAAAGAGGTTACGATTGGATTAAACAGGAAAGCGCAGTTTAG
- the sufD gene encoding Fe-S cluster assembly protein SufD, producing MELKDKLVSSFLAFDEQYQVDDDVQHIRNQAIKEFENLGFPSKKEEDWKYTSLKSALKHDYSIFPKKEDAIEYSQIKQYLIHDIDTYDLVFIDGIYSSHLSNTTHDKIDVCLMSSALNKTKFKPVIDNYFNKLAPKNGINALNTAFTKEGAYIHIHKNTMADKPIQIINFSTGNESSLLLQPRNLVVVDENSHVQIIERHQSLTDHPVLTNSVTEIFADRRAIVDYYKIQNDKTTSSLIDNTYIEQKDESHCSVHTFSLGGNLTRNNLNFYQRGERIDSTMKGVTIIEGKQHVDHNTLVHHITPNCESHQDYKGIFSDSSTGVFNGKVVVEKEAQKTNAYQSNNNILVDDKATINSKPQLEIFADDVRCSHGCTIGQLDEDALFYLQSRGIPRKEARGLLMYAFANNVLASVKIPEIKKRINNIIAEKLGVELGFNL from the coding sequence ATGGAATTAAAAGATAAATTAGTATCATCATTTTTAGCTTTCGACGAGCAATATCAGGTTGATGATGATGTGCAGCATATAAGAAACCAGGCGATTAAGGAATTCGAAAACCTTGGTTTCCCTTCTAAAAAAGAAGAGGATTGGAAGTATACTTCTCTAAAATCTGCACTTAAACACGATTATAGTATTTTTCCTAAAAAGGAAGATGCTATAGAATACAGCCAGATTAAACAATATTTGATTCATGATATCGATACTTACGATCTAGTATTTATCGACGGGATTTATTCTTCTCATTTATCAAATACTACTCACGATAAGATTGATGTTTGTTTAATGTCTTCGGCATTAAATAAAACCAAGTTTAAGCCGGTTATTGATAATTATTTCAACAAATTGGCTCCTAAGAATGGAATAAATGCGCTTAATACTGCCTTCACTAAAGAAGGAGCATATATTCATATTCATAAAAATACCATGGCAGATAAGCCAATTCAGATTATTAATTTCTCTACAGGGAATGAATCTTCTTTATTGCTTCAGCCAAGGAATCTTGTGGTGGTAGACGAAAATTCTCATGTTCAGATTATTGAAAGACATCAAAGTCTTACCGATCATCCTGTACTAACCAATTCGGTTACAGAAATTTTCGCAGATCGCAGAGCTATCGTGGATTATTATAAAATTCAGAATGATAAAACAACTTCATCTTTAATCGACAATACGTATATCGAGCAAAAAGATGAAAGTCACTGTTCTGTCCACACTTTCTCTTTAGGAGGTAATCTTACACGTAACAATCTTAACTTCTATCAAAGAGGAGAGCGTATAGATTCTACCATGAAGGGAGTGACAATTATCGAAGGGAAGCAACACGTAGATCATAATACGCTAGTGCATCACATCACGCCAAATTGTGAAAGCCACCAGGATTATAAGGGAATTTTCTCAGATAGTTCTACCGGAGTTTTTAACGGGAAAGTGGTTGTTGAAAAAGAAGCACAGAAAACAAATGCCTACCAGTCTAACAACAATATTCTTGTAGATGATAAGGCTACGATCAACTCGAAACCTCAATTAGAGATTTTTGCAGATGATGTTCGTTGTAGCCATGGTTGCACCATTGGACAGTTAGACGAGGATGCTTTATTTTACCTACAATCTCGTGGAATACCAAGAAAAGAAGCACGCGGACTTTTAATGTATGCTTTTGCGAACAACGTACTTGCTAGCGTTAAAATTCCAGAAATTAAGAAAAGAATCAACAATATTATTGCTGAAAAATTGGGAGTTGAATTAGGTTTCAACTTATAA
- a CDS encoding aminotransferase class V-fold PLP-dependent enzyme: MSTATKALQYSIEKIREDFPILKREVNGYPLVYFDNAATSQTPQQVIDVIADYYANYNANIHRGVHALSQEATDKYEEARHIIQQHFNIEKSHEVIFTSGTTHGINLVSNGFASLLENGDEIIVSALEHHSNIVPWQILAEKTGAVLKVIPMNQEGELIYSAFEELLSEKTKLVFVNHVSNALGTVNPIKKIIDKAHQYNAAVLVDGAQAAPHIKADVKALDVDFYVVSAHKMCGPTGVGMLYGKEEWLNKLPPYQGGGEMIATVTFEKTTYAELPHKFEAGTPNICGGIAFGAAINYMNNLGFDKIAAYEEELLHYGTEKLLEIDGMEIYGVSKEKTAVISFNIKGLHPYDIGTILDKLGIAVRTGHHCAQPIMDFYKIPGTVRASFSFYNTKEEIDAFIKAVIKAKTMLS; the protein is encoded by the coding sequence ATGAGTACAGCTACTAAAGCATTACAATATAGTATAGAAAAAATTAGAGAGGATTTCCCTATTCTTAAGCGAGAAGTAAACGGTTATCCTCTCGTTTATTTTGATAATGCTGCAACTTCACAAACGCCACAACAGGTAATCGATGTTATTGCAGATTATTATGCTAATTATAATGCAAATATTCATCGTGGAGTACATGCGTTATCTCAAGAAGCTACAGATAAATATGAGGAAGCGCGACATATTATTCAGCAGCACTTTAATATCGAAAAATCTCACGAAGTTATTTTCACTTCGGGCACAACGCATGGGATAAATCTGGTATCGAACGGTTTTGCTTCGCTACTGGAAAATGGAGACGAAATTATCGTTTCTGCCTTAGAGCATCACTCCAATATTGTTCCGTGGCAGATTTTAGCTGAAAAAACCGGTGCTGTTTTAAAAGTAATCCCGATGAATCAGGAAGGTGAACTCATCTATTCTGCTTTTGAAGAATTACTTTCAGAAAAGACGAAACTTGTCTTTGTAAACCATGTTTCTAATGCTTTAGGAACAGTTAACCCGATTAAAAAAATAATTGACAAAGCGCATCAGTACAACGCAGCTGTTTTAGTAGATGGTGCACAGGCTGCTCCACATATTAAAGCAGATGTTAAGGCGCTGGATGTTGATTTTTATGTAGTATCTGCTCATAAAATGTGCGGCCCAACAGGAGTTGGAATGCTCTACGGAAAAGAAGAGTGGCTTAACAAATTACCACCTTACCAGGGCGGTGGCGAAATGATTGCTACGGTAACTTTCGAGAAAACAACTTACGCCGAGCTTCCTCACAAATTTGAAGCAGGAACGCCAAATATTTGTGGTGGTATCGCTTTTGGGGCTGCCATCAACTACATGAATAATCTTGGTTTTGATAAGATTGCTGCGTACGAGGAAGAATTACTTCACTACGGCACAGAGAAACTTCTTGAAATTGATGGGATGGAAATCTATGGCGTTTCTAAAGAAAAAACAGCCGTAATTTCTTTCAATATTAAAGGATTACACCCTTACGATATCGGCACTATTTTAGATAAACTAGGGATAGCAGTAAGAACTGGTCACCATTGCGCACAACCTATTATGGATTTTTATAAAATTCCGGGTACGGTTCGTGCTTCTTTTTCATTTTACAATACTAAAGAAGAAATCGATGCATTTATTAAAGCCGTTATCAAAGCTAAAACCATGCTTTCTTAA
- a CDS encoding META domain-containing protein: protein MHLLKPLSKLKPCFLKQTSILAIFSLLFIVGCKQNNQTEKTKEVTQQNEETLNNSEISGEYSVNTLNHNTENLGNLIFDFNSENGRLAITTDCNGISAYYEIDDNNLSFSKAASTRKFCEGAMENEKMIIKVLPEISKFNFSEKKLELLSNDNEVLISLIKTEKSE, encoded by the coding sequence ATGCATTTATTAAAGCCGTTATCAAAGCTAAAACCATGCTTTCTTAAGCAAACCTCCATTTTAGCCATTTTCAGCTTACTTTTTATAGTGGGCTGTAAACAAAATAATCAAACAGAAAAAACCAAAGAGGTTACCCAGCAAAACGAAGAAACGTTAAATAATTCTGAAATTTCAGGTGAATATTCGGTTAATACACTGAATCATAACACTGAAAATCTTGGGAATCTTATATTTGACTTTAATTCTGAAAACGGAAGACTGGCAATCACAACAGATTGCAATGGTATAAGCGCTTATTATGAAATTGATGATAACAATCTATCTTTCTCTAAAGCGGCTAGCACGAGAAAATTTTGTGAAGGCGCAATGGAAAACGAAAAGATGATTATAAAAGTGCTTCCAGAAATCTCTAAATTTAATTTTTCTGAAAAAAAATTAGAGTTATTATCAAATGATAACGAGGTTTTAATAAGCCTTATAAAAACTGAAAAAAGTGAGTAA
- a CDS encoding SufE family protein — MFDDWMQRYEYMIELGKSLPLIDEKYKIEENLIKGCQSKVWVHANLDGEKLLFTADSDAIITKGIVAILIRTFSGHHPSAILEADTQFIDEIGLKEHLSPTRANGLVSMIKQLKMYAIAYQTQLK; from the coding sequence ATGTTCGACGACTGGATGCAACGTTATGAGTATATGATCGAGCTTGGTAAATCTTTACCACTTATTGATGAGAAATATAAAATTGAAGAAAATCTGATCAAAGGCTGCCAAAGTAAAGTTTGGGTACACGCAAATCTCGACGGTGAAAAGTTATTGTTCACCGCAGATAGTGATGCGATTATCACCAAAGGAATCGTAGCGATTTTAATAAGAACATTTTCTGGCCATCATCCTTCAGCTATTTTAGAAGCTGATACGCAGTTTATCGATGAGATTGGCTTAAAAGAACACTTATCTCCTACCCGTGCGAACGGACTGGTAAGTATGATTAAACAACTAAAAATGTATGCCATAGCATACCAAACCCAATTAAAATAA
- a CDS encoding iron-sulfur cluster assembly protein, which yields MEQEIDTQELGEKIVKVLKTIYDPEIPVDIYELGLIYDVMVSTDYDVKILMTLTTPNCPVAESLPQEVEEKVKSLNEVKDAEVEITFDPPWSQDLMSEGAKLELGLL from the coding sequence ATGGAACAGGAAATCGACACTCAGGAATTGGGAGAAAAAATTGTAAAAGTGCTTAAAACTATTTACGATCCTGAAATCCCTGTAGATATATACGAACTAGGGCTTATTTACGATGTGATGGTAAGCACAGATTATGATGTAAAAATCTTAATGACACTTACAACACCTAACTGCCCGGTAGCAGAATCGCTTCCGCAAGAGGTTGAAGAAAAAGTAAAATCGCTAAACGAAGTAAAAGACGCTGAAGTAGAGATTACATTTGATCCACCTTGGAGTCAGGATTTGATGAGCGAAGGCGCAAAATTAGAATTAGGACTTTTATAA
- a CDS encoding DUF2480 family protein, whose product MATEEIVNRVANSKLVTFNLEDYYPKGQRVTFDISAWLLEGFVLRETTFREEAKNHDWSQYQDSYVALGCSTDAIIPAWAYMLIATYLQPYAKKTVNGTLDDLETILYTEVIQQMELSALKDQPVIIKGCANKPVPKNAYILLINKLQPIAKSIMYGEACSSVPLYKKPKN is encoded by the coding sequence ATGGCTACAGAAGAAATTGTAAATCGCGTAGCAAATAGCAAATTAGTCACTTTTAACCTGGAGGATTATTATCCAAAAGGGCAAAGAGTGACTTTTGATATTTCAGCCTGGCTGTTAGAAGGGTTTGTGCTTCGTGAAACCACATTTAGGGAAGAAGCTAAAAATCACGACTGGAGCCAGTATCAAGATAGTTATGTGGCACTAGGATGCAGCACCGATGCGATTATACCGGCCTGGGCTTATATGCTTATTGCCACCTACCTTCAGCCTTACGCTAAGAAAACAGTAAACGGAACTTTGGATGATCTAGAAACGATACTTTATACTGAAGTAATTCAACAAATGGAACTTTCAGCATTAAAAGATCAGCCAGTTATCATTAAAGGTTGCGCCAATAAACCTGTGCCTAAAAATGCTTACATACTATTAATTAATAAACTACAACCAATTGCTAAAAGTATAATGTATGGTGAAGCATGCTCTTCAGTTCCATTATACAAAAAACCAAAAAATTAA
- a CDS encoding DUF3078 domain-containing protein, which translates to MKKVLLSLLILGGTLSMHAQDDESDEQKEGWTTEGNVQLLFNQSAFNAEWTGGGTSNISGNLILNYDFNYLKDDFTWDSKVLVDYGMTKQKGDEFPRKTSDRLEINSVAGKQVEESNWYYSFFTNFRTQVTKGYNYSTDADTGETIRTERTNFLSPAYLQFGPGMLWKKNENFYVNIAPATGRFIIVDSYFTSVDGYQDGDYFGVDQGKSARFELGAAISAYAKFELIKNVKVENILNLYSNYLEDPQNVDIDYTVNVKMKINELLSTNFIFQTIYDDNAVGAFQVREVFGLGFNYSF; encoded by the coding sequence ATGAAGAAAGTTTTACTAAGCCTGCTAATTTTAGGTGGAACGTTAAGCATGCATGCTCAGGATGATGAGTCTGACGAACAAAAAGAAGGCTGGACAACCGAAGGAAATGTCCAACTACTTTTTAACCAATCAGCATTTAACGCAGAATGGACTGGAGGGGGAACTTCCAACATTTCAGGAAACTTAATCTTAAATTACGATTTTAATTATCTAAAAGACGATTTCACCTGGGATTCTAAAGTTTTAGTAGACTACGGAATGACGAAGCAAAAAGGTGACGAATTTCCAAGAAAAACTAGTGACCGTTTAGAGATCAACTCGGTAGCAGGTAAGCAAGTAGAAGAATCTAATTGGTACTATTCATTTTTTACAAACTTTAGAACACAGGTTACTAAAGGTTATAATTATAGTACCGATGCCGATACGGGAGAAACTATTCGTACCGAGCGTACCAACTTTTTATCTCCTGCCTATTTACAATTTGGTCCCGGTATGCTTTGGAAGAAAAATGAAAACTTCTATGTAAACATCGCACCGGCAACAGGGAGATTTATAATCGTTGATTCTTATTTTACAAGTGTAGATGGTTATCAGGATGGTGACTATTTTGGTGTAGATCAGGGAAAATCTGCACGATTCGAACTTGGTGCTGCGATCTCTGCTTATGCAAAATTTGAATTGATAAAGAATGTGAAAGTGGAAAACATTCTAAACCTCTATTCTAATTACCTTGAAGATCCGCAAAACGTAGATATTGATTATACGGTTAATGTAAAAATGAAGATTAACGAACTATTATCGACTAATTTCATTTTCCAAACGATCTATGATGATAATGCCGTTGGGGCATTTCAGGTAAGAGAAGTTTTTGGTTTAGGATTTAATTATAGCTTCTAA
- the hflX gene encoding GTPase HflX: MIEKTDLNFEKAVLIGIITKEQNEDKLEEYLDELEFLTYTAGGEVAKRFSQKLEFPNPKTFIGTGKMEEVRQFISDNEIGTAVFDDELSPAQQKNIEKILKCKVLDRTNLILDIFAQRAQTSYARTQVELAQYEYLLPRLAGMWTHLERQRGGIGMRGPGETEIETDRRIVRDKISLLKKKLEIIDKQMEVQRGNRGQLVRVALVGYTNVGKSTLMNTISKSEVFAENKLFATLDTTVRKVVIRNLPFLLTDTVGFIRKLPTQLVESFKSTLDEVREADLLLHVVDISHANFEDHIDSVNSILDEIKSSEKPSIMVFNKIDQYVPEEIEEDDLITEKTNAHNTLAEWKQTWMNRLGDNVLFISALEKENMEHFRRKVYEAVRQIHITRFPYNNFLYPEYDKYGEEK; this comes from the coding sequence ATGATTGAAAAGACCGACTTAAATTTCGAAAAAGCAGTTCTTATTGGGATCATAACCAAAGAACAAAACGAAGATAAATTAGAGGAATATCTGGATGAACTAGAATTCCTTACCTATACTGCCGGTGGAGAAGTTGCAAAACGTTTTTCACAAAAATTAGAATTTCCTAATCCCAAAACCTTTATCGGTACGGGAAAAATGGAAGAAGTAAGACAGTTTATTTCTGATAACGAAATAGGAACCGCCGTTTTTGATGACGAACTTTCTCCTGCCCAGCAAAAGAACATCGAAAAAATACTAAAGTGTAAAGTACTCGATAGAACCAATTTAATATTAGACATTTTTGCACAGCGAGCACAAACCAGCTATGCAAGAACACAGGTAGAACTAGCCCAATATGAATATTTATTACCGCGTCTTGCCGGTATGTGGACTCACTTAGAGCGCCAACGTGGTGGTATTGGTATGCGTGGTCCCGGGGAAACCGAGATTGAAACTGACCGTCGTATCGTTAGAGACAAAATTTCTTTGCTAAAAAAGAAGTTAGAAATCATCGATAAACAAATGGAAGTTCAGCGAGGAAACCGCGGACAATTAGTGCGAGTTGCTTTGGTAGGTTACACCAATGTTGGGAAATCTACTTTAATGAATACAATTAGCAAAAGTGAAGTATTTGCTGAAAATAAACTATTCGCAACACTCGATACTACGGTTAGAAAAGTCGTGATACGTAATTTACCGTTCCTTCTCACAGATACGGTAGGATTTATTAGAAAATTACCTACACAGCTTGTAGAGTCTTTTAAATCGACTTTAGATGAAGTAAGGGAGGCAGATTTACTTTTACATGTTGTAGATATTTCTCATGCTAATTTTGAAGATCACATCGATTCTGTAAATTCAATTTTGGATGAAATAAAAAGCTCTGAAAAACCTTCAATTATGGTTTTCAACAAAATCGATCAATACGTTCCTGAAGAAATTGAAGAAGACGATCTTATTACTGAAAAAACAAATGCCCATAATACTTTGGCAGAATGGAAACAAACCTGGATGAATCGTTTGGGAGATAATGTGTTATTTATTTCAGCCTTAGAAAAGGAAAATATGGAACATTTCAGAAGAAAGGTTTACGAAGCAGTTCGCCAAATTCATATTACCAGATTTCCATACAATAACTTTCTTTATCCTGAATACGATAAATACGGAGAAGAAAAATAA
- a CDS encoding DUF5689 domain-containing protein, producing MFILISCVATDDYEVPETHEPENIVTEGTKISLRAVKNNYNEEIGEIFTFSGDFYFEAYVISSDRGGNFYNELMLQDRPENPEAGIQILIDENALYQRYNFGRKVFVKLNGLSISKSNGLLQLGKQNRGDLDPITLSEIDEFLVRSEIIEEIIPQQIDIGDFTPALLCTYVQLDDIQFNRNLFGQTTTSFAAETFDQFDGFRQIEQCGSDDTALLSTSTYSDFKSINLPANSGTILGVLARDYYDDFYVVQVNSTEDLKFDGARCDPIFFSCGNNTAEGDTILFEENFAEITNENKLEPLGWTNINVTGGEERFVDATSNGNRTIRISGYNSGENPLEAWLITPAIDLSETENEVLSFNIRASYDNGTILQVYVSDEFNGDVKNANWHLLEANIPMGPSNQNATVFRNSKIDLSCFETEVYIAFRYRGRDPSRTTTYDIDNIKISAE from the coding sequence ATGTTCATTTTAATCAGTTGTGTTGCAACCGACGATTACGAGGTGCCAGAAACGCATGAGCCAGAAAATATTGTAACTGAAGGGACGAAAATTAGCTTACGCGCGGTGAAGAATAATTATAATGAAGAGATAGGCGAAATTTTCACTTTTTCTGGAGATTTCTATTTCGAAGCTTATGTCATTTCCTCAGATCGCGGCGGTAATTTCTATAACGAATTGATGCTGCAGGATCGCCCGGAAAATCCGGAGGCCGGAATCCAGATACTCATTGATGAAAATGCGCTTTATCAACGCTATAACTTCGGGAGAAAAGTATTTGTAAAACTCAACGGACTCAGCATTTCAAAAAGTAATGGTCTACTTCAGCTTGGAAAACAAAATAGGGGAGATCTAGATCCTATAACGCTTTCAGAAATCGACGAATTTTTAGTTCGTTCAGAAATAATTGAAGAGATCATTCCGCAGCAAATTGATATTGGTGATTTTACGCCTGCTTTATTATGCACTTATGTGCAGCTAGATGATATTCAATTTAATCGAAATCTGTTTGGACAAACCACTACCAGTTTTGCAGCAGAAACTTTCGATCAATTTGACGGTTTTCGCCAAATCGAACAATGCGGAAGCGACGACACCGCTTTATTGAGTACCAGTACCTATTCCGATTTTAAATCTATTAATCTTCCTGCAAATTCAGGAACGATATTGGGCGTTTTAGCTCGTGATTATTACGATGACTTTTATGTAGTGCAGGTGAATTCTACTGAAGATTTAAAATTTGATGGAGCGCGTTGTGATCCTATATTTTTTAGCTGCGGAAATAATACTGCTGAAGGTGATACGATTCTTTTTGAAGAGAACTTTGCTGAAATTACCAACGAGAATAAGTTGGAGCCCTTAGGATGGACAAATATCAACGTAACCGGTGGTGAAGAACGTTTTGTTGATGCGACTTCCAACGGAAATAGAACGATTAGAATTTCAGGTTATAATTCAGGTGAAAATCCTCTCGAAGCCTGGCTAATTACTCCGGCAATCGATCTTTCAGAAACAGAAAATGAAGTCTTGTCTTTTAATATTAGAGCTTCTTACGACAATGGCACTATTTTGCAAGTTTATGTAAGTGATGAATTTAATGGCGATGTGAAAAATGCAAATTGGCACTTATTGGAAGCTAATATTCCGATGGGGCCTTCTAATCAAAATGCAACGGTTTTTCGGAATTCCAAAATAGATCTTTCCTGTTTTGAAACTGAAGTTTATATTGCTTTTCGATATCGCGGTAGAGATCCATCTAGAACGACAACTTATGATATCGATAACATAAAAATAAGTGCTGAATAA